From a region of the Synechococcus sp. RS9916 genome:
- a CDS encoding helix-turn-helix domain-containing protein, whose protein sequence is MRSKKAKEYIFSDLLGMEEYCKSHYAEYYSKSNFSCNVTQLTKGELLTSSICAPINHVHLEIFKSNQTLLYEEDANQNSVAFCWINDPNGVSKSNTIIGGHKMREFSIAGFNRLNKTGGNTWDIVGANTVLCCMSLKWDKLKEQIDKMNAYNAYARLEECIGIDSEATSSSQLKALFEKHFKQGVKCSQSFYDLAIATLEESPEIENLCTVRSDKTDLIEDLVKLLHEDRPGLPPLTISQITKYLNSDAKSLRESCRASFDMSILGLIKSIRLEQVKKSYLNPHVPKGLRIFTMKQNALYYGFNNWNTFCKLYFATFGESPEETIDKAGSVSVLVSDLMRYR, encoded by the coding sequence ATGAGATCAAAAAAGGCAAAAGAATATATTTTTAGCGATTTATTGGGCATGGAGGAGTACTGCAAGAGTCACTATGCTGAATATTACTCCAAGTCTAATTTCTCTTGCAATGTCACCCAGTTAACCAAAGGCGAGCTTTTGACAAGCTCGATTTGTGCGCCAATTAATCATGTGCATCTTGAGATCTTTAAGTCAAACCAGACTCTTCTCTACGAAGAGGATGCCAATCAGAATTCGGTTGCATTTTGCTGGATCAACGATCCGAACGGCGTTTCTAAAAGTAACACAATTATTGGTGGCCACAAAATGCGGGAATTCAGCATCGCTGGATTTAATCGCTTGAATAAAACTGGCGGCAATACATGGGACATTGTTGGTGCCAACACTGTCTTGTGTTGCATGAGTCTGAAGTGGGATAAGTTGAAAGAGCAAATAGATAAGATGAATGCCTACAACGCATATGCCAGACTTGAGGAGTGTATTGGCATTGATTCAGAAGCTACATCAAGCTCTCAGTTAAAAGCACTTTTTGAAAAGCATTTTAAGCAGGGTGTTAAATGCAGTCAAAGTTTCTATGACCTAGCAATCGCAACATTAGAAGAATCGCCAGAGATTGAAAATCTGTGTACGGTTAGGTCTGACAAAACTGATTTGATTGAGGACTTGGTCAAGCTCCTTCATGAGGACCGTCCGGGATTACCCCCTTTGACCATTTCTCAAATTACTAAATACCTTAATTCAGACGCAAAATCACTGAGAGAGTCTTGTCGAGCTAGTTTTGACATGAGCATTCTTGGTCTTATCAAGAGTATCAGGCTAGAACAAGTAAAAAAATCATATTTAAATCCACATGTTCCCAAGGGATTGCGTATATTTACAATGAAGCAGAATGCCCTGTATTACGGCTTTAACAACTGGAACACATTTTGCAAGCTTTACTTTGCAACATTTGGCGAAAGCCCAGAAGAAACTATTGATAAGGCTGGGAGTGTATCGGTTTTGGTTTCTGATCTTATGCGGTATAGATAA
- a CDS encoding helix-turn-helix domain-containing protein produces MIKLSLSYKDPLHLSETLAELGQQTRITQLDRGEGTYSMSHAIASGVSIAEIKASKTLLYEGWGTDWSIDFNWITPLKSSADPLGYCEGYEMRSNSIGGLNTLNSTTASSWGKYSEFCSSTACMLDKALLIDSLKACNAQVALDNLTNKRGLDVDHPAALQLRKLARKDMHQGIVNATKYYDLITCCLEEGTVRRYRKAELRNQGLLSEIVHLSHSYDAMKSPMSLTDVCKHLGASQASLYRVCQEYFGMGIMEMMMQVRLEESRRALLMQGNHSQSHESTIRAVAIRYGFKHAGRFARRYFTSFGELPSQTIQAS; encoded by the coding sequence ATGATAAAACTCTCTCTCTCTTATAAAGATCCCCTTCATTTGTCAGAAACCCTTGCTGAGTTAGGTCAGCAGACAAGAATCACACAATTAGATCGTGGTGAAGGGACCTACTCCATGAGCCATGCAATCGCATCAGGTGTCTCAATTGCTGAAATCAAGGCTTCAAAAACCCTTCTTTATGAAGGCTGGGGTACGGATTGGTCAATTGATTTTAATTGGATTACGCCGTTGAAAAGCTCTGCTGATCCTCTTGGTTATTGTGAAGGTTATGAGATGCGTTCCAATAGTATTGGAGGTCTTAATACTCTTAATTCCACGACTGCAAGCTCTTGGGGTAAATATTCAGAATTTTGTTCATCTACGGCATGCATGCTTGATAAAGCTCTTTTAATTGATTCATTAAAAGCTTGTAATGCCCAAGTCGCTCTAGATAATCTCACCAACAAGCGAGGGCTTGATGTGGATCATCCCGCTGCCTTGCAACTTAGAAAGTTGGCAAGAAAAGATATGCACCAAGGGATTGTCAATGCTACGAAGTACTATGACCTGATCACTTGTTGTTTAGAAGAAGGAACAGTAAGGCGATATAGGAAAGCCGAGTTAAGAAATCAAGGCTTGCTGTCTGAAATCGTACATCTTTCTCATAGCTATGATGCTATGAAATCGCCAATGTCATTGACTGATGTTTGTAAGCATTTAGGCGCTAGCCAAGCCTCCCTCTACAGAGTTTGTCAGGAATATTTTGGTATGGGAATCATGGAGATGATGATGCAGGTCAGGTTAGAAGAGTCTCGGAGAGCTTTGTTGATGCAAGGCAATCATTCACAATCCCATGAATCCACTATCCGTGCAGTTGCAATACGCTATGGCTTTAAGCATGCAGGTCGTTTCGCGCGAAGGT
- the psbA gene encoding photosystem II q(b) protein, giving the protein MTTTIQQRSGATGWQQFCEWVTSTNNRLYVGWFGVLMIPTLLAATTCFIVAFIAAPPVDIDGIREPVAGSLIYGNNIISGAVVPSSNAIGLHFYPIWEAASLDEWLYNGGPYQLVVFHFLIGIFCYMGREWELSYRLGMRPWICVAYSAPVAAASAVFLVYPFGQGSFSDGMPLGISGTFNFMLVFQAEHNILMHPFHMLGVAGVFGGSLFSAMHGSLVTSSLVRETTESESQNYGYKFGQEEETYNIVAAHGYFGRLIFQYASFNNSRSLHFFLAAWPVVGIWFTALGVSTMAFNLNGFNFNQSILDGQGRVLNTWADVLNRANLGMEVMHERNAHNFPLDLAAAESTPVALQAPAIG; this is encoded by the coding sequence ATGACCACCACCATTCAGCAGCGCTCCGGCGCCACTGGCTGGCAGCAGTTCTGCGAGTGGGTCACCTCCACCAACAACCGCCTCTATGTGGGCTGGTTCGGTGTGCTGATGATCCCCACCCTGCTGGCCGCCACCACCTGCTTCATCGTTGCGTTCATCGCAGCTCCCCCCGTCGACATCGACGGCATCCGTGAGCCCGTCGCCGGCTCCCTGATCTACGGCAACAACATCATCTCCGGTGCTGTTGTTCCTTCCTCCAACGCCATCGGCCTGCACTTCTATCCCATCTGGGAAGCTGCTTCTCTCGATGAGTGGCTGTACAACGGCGGTCCTTACCAGCTGGTTGTCTTCCACTTCCTGATCGGCATCTTCTGCTACATGGGTCGCGAGTGGGAACTCTCCTACCGCCTCGGCATGCGTCCTTGGATCTGCGTTGCTTACAGCGCACCCGTGGCCGCTGCTTCTGCAGTCTTCCTGGTCTACCCCTTCGGTCAGGGTTCCTTCTCTGACGGCATGCCCCTGGGCATCTCTGGCACCTTCAACTTCATGCTGGTGTTCCAGGCCGAGCACAACATCCTGATGCACCCCTTCCACATGCTGGGTGTGGCTGGTGTTTTCGGTGGCAGCCTGTTCTCCGCCATGCACGGCTCCCTGGTGACCTCCTCCCTGGTGCGTGAAACCACCGAGAGCGAATCCCAGAACTACGGCTACAAGTTCGGCCAAGAGGAAGAGACCTACAACATCGTGGCTGCCCACGGTTACTTCGGTCGCCTGATCTTCCAATACGCGTCCTTCAACAACAGCCGCAGCCTTCACTTCTTCCTGGCTGCCTGGCCTGTCGTTGGCATCTGGTTCACTGCCCTGGGCGTCAGCACCATGGCGTTCAACCTCAACGGTTTCAACTTCAACCAGTCCATCCTTGATGGTCAGGGCCGCGTCCTGAACACCTGGGCTGATGTGCTGAACCGCGCCAACCTCGGCATGGAAGTGATGCACGAGCGCAACGCTCACAACTTCCCCCTCGACCTGGCTGCTGCTGAGTCCACTCCTGTGGCTCTGCAAGCTCCCGCCATCGGTTGA
- a CDS encoding Nif11-like leader peptide family natural product precursor encodes MSKSELHAFIDRGLSDEAFRNGLKELGPEEIIDYAAKNGFSFSDEIKGRFINRWKGVYFCPQAIIVGELCPGLIPAGYKNLIHYAQTTCSSSNLKEEEGDFRSGARY; translated from the coding sequence GTGTCAAAATCCGAATTGCATGCGTTTATCGACAGAGGGCTTTCTGACGAGGCGTTTAGGAATGGGTTAAAGGAGCTTGGACCAGAGGAAATTATTGACTATGCCGCCAAAAATGGATTTAGCTTTTCAGATGAAATCAAAGGTCGGTTCATCAACCGCTGGAAAGGTGTTTATTTCTGTCCTCAGGCAATCATCGTAGGAGAATTGTGCCCAGGGCTTATACCAGCAGGTTACAAGAATCTCATTCATTACGCTCAAACAACATGTAGCTCTTCAAATTTAAAAGAGGAAGAGGGCGATTTTAGATCAGGAGCTCGATACTAG
- a CDS encoding DUF2237 domain-containing protein gives MELINVLGETLRPCGCRTMAGWYQDGFCRTDDSDIGQHAICSVMTEGFLTYTFAQGNNLIDPNPIFQFDGLKAGDHWCLCVSRWKEARNDCMAPPVILESTHVSTLRAISLEILQGHAYSRG, from the coding sequence ATGGAGCTAATTAATGTCTTAGGAGAGACGCTCCGACCATGCGGCTGTCGGACAATGGCGGGCTGGTACCAAGACGGATTTTGCAGAACAGATGATTCAGACATTGGTCAACATGCAATTTGCAGCGTCATGACCGAAGGCTTCCTGACATACACCTTTGCGCAAGGGAATAATCTTATTGATCCAAATCCGATATTTCAGTTTGACGGATTAAAAGCTGGCGACCATTGGTGTTTGTGCGTCTCTCGCTGGAAGGAGGCAAGGAATGATTGCATGGCACCTCCAGTGATTCTTGAATCTACTCATGTCTCAACGCTACGGGCGATTTCTCTGGAGATCCTGCAAGGCCATGCTTATTCAAGAGGCTAG